In Vicinamibacteria bacterium, the DNA window GGTGACGCTGGATCTCGGTGATCCCAGCAGTCCGAAGGAAGTCAGCTATTTGAGTCTCGGTGAGGGTCGATTGCCGCATTGGATTGCGCTCGAGCCCGGCAGCAGGCGCATCGTCGCAACGGGATATGGTGGCATGCTTCACAGCGTCATGATGGTTATCATCGATCCGGCGACTGGCGCACTGGCGATCGATCGCTCATTCGGAGAAGACGGAGTTGCCGACTTCGGCCGAACCGAGTGGCCGCATGGATCGACGGGTGCAGCAGTCCCTCATGGATCCGTTTTCGCGATCCCATAGTGGTCCGGTCGTGCGACCCCGCGCGTCGTTTGGAACTGCGTGAGCTAGTGGATAACTCGCTTGAGTGAGAGAATGCGCAGGGTTAACCGCGAAAGGAGTGATATGTCTGGAGCAAAGCTCGTCGTCTGCTACCCCCATCCGAAGGATAGTGCGGCCTTCGAGAAGGCCTATGCTGAGGAGCACCTACCGATGGCCGGTCCGATCCTGGCTCGGGCCGGGGCTCAGAAGGCGGTTCTTACCAGATTGTCCGAGTCACCCCAGGGCAAGCCGCACTTCTATCGGATCGCCGAGATCCATTTCCCATCGGCGCAGATATTGAACGAGGCGCTCGCCTCTCCGGACGTTCAAAGGGCCGTCGCCGACGCCAACCGAATCTCCACGGGTGGTCCCGTGGTTGCCATGATCAGTGGCGAAGACCAGACCATTACCTTCTGAGGCTGGTGCCTTCTTGACAAGGTAGATGGTAGTCTGGCTTCCGCTGCTCGCGAGGACCTGCGATGTTCCTTCCGGCTGCAAGCACGTCTTCCCGCGGTCTCGTTCTGCTCCTTATCTTCGCCGCCGCCTGCAGCGAGGAACCCTCCCGTTCGCGAGACGCGAAGCTCGAGACCCTTCGAACTCTTCGTGAGGATCTCGAGGCCGCGAGACACCCGTCAGACGCCGGCGGGCGCGCCTGGGTCGAGAACGACGAGCCGGTGATCATCGGCGAACGTCGGCGATTCGACATTCTCTACGAAGCCGGGCCGCTCGGTATCGACGTCGGTGGCGCCATCGTCCTGCAGCCCTCCCCATTTTGGGGCTGGGATCCGCCGCAGAACGAGGTGAACGACGCGCCGGGATATACGGAAGCTTCGACCGATGCCGACGGGGTGGTGTTCGATCCAGTGCTCGCGGCCGGGGGGATGATAGCCTTTCATATCAGCGGACGAGCCCTGGCGGAAGGCGAGCGGGTCCGAATCGTTTATGGCGCGGGACCCTCGGGAGCGCGCGTCGACCGCTTCGCCGAACGCGACTCTCCGATCTGGCTTGCGGTCGACGGCGACGGCGACGGCGTTCGGGCCCTCCTTCAGGACTCGCCCCGAGTCGACGTTCTCGCCGGGGGTCCGGCTCGACTCTTGTTGATATTCCCCAGTACGGCGCGGCCGGGCTCCAGGGTGAAACTGCGTGTCGTCGTCCTGGATGGTCTCGGGAACGCCGGAGTGGAGCTCGAGGACAAAGTAGCGGTCGAAGACGCCGCCGGGCTTCCGCTACCGAAGGAGCTGATTCCCGGTGAGCCCCTCGAGGTGCTCGTCGAAAAACCGGGCGTCTACCGCGTTCGCGCGGCGAGCGCGAACGGCCTCGAGGCGGAGAGCAACCCTCTCGTCGTGCGCGAAGGCATCCCCCGGATCCTCTGGGGTGATCTGCACGGACATTCGCAGCTTTCGGATGGCACGGGAACGCCCGAGGACTACTACGCCTACGCGCGGGACATCGCCGCGCTCGACCTCGTGGCGCTCACGGATCACGATCATTGGGGAATGCGTTTCATCGATCAGAACCCCGAGATGTGGGAGCGCATCCGACGCGATGCGCGCGCATTCGAAGAGCCGGGTCGGTTTCTCGCGCTCACCGGTTACGAGTGGACCAACTGGGTACACGGGCATCGACACGTACTCTATTTCGAGGAAGAGGGGGAAATCCTGAGTGCTCTCGATCCGCGATACGAGACGCCGGCGCTCCTCTGGAAGGCTCTCGAGGGTCACTCGGCGATTACCGTGGCGCACCACTCCGCCGGCGGGCCGGTGTCGACCGACTGGAGCTACCTCCCCGATCCGACGATCGAGCCGGTCACGGAGATCGTTTCCGTCCATGGCTCGAGCGAAGCATCCGATTCGCCGGGGAAGATCTACAGCGCCGTGGAAGGCAACTTCGTTCGGGATGTCCTCGATCGGGGCGCACGTTTCGGTTTCGTCGGGAGCGGGGACAGTCACGATGGACATCCCGGTCTGGCACACCTGGCATCGCCGAGCGGAGGACTCGCGGCGATCTTTGCCGAAGAGGTCACCCGGGAAACGGTTCTCGATGCCCTTCGCGCGCGCCGTGTTTACGCTACGAACGGACCGCGCATCTGGCTTCGCATGTGGCTCGACGGCGAGCCGATGGGCTCTTCGGTCTCCCCGTCAGGCGCAGCATTCCAGGAGCTACGCTTCGCCGCTGCGGCGACGGCGCCCGTCGATCGCATCGACATCGTTCGCAGCGGAAGCGTAGTACTTTCGATTCCCGGCAACGACCGCCGCGATCTCTCGGAAACGATCGAGCTACCCCGTCTGACGCCCGGTGAGTACGTCTATGTTCGGGTGGTCCAGTCAGACGGAGGCGCGGCTTGGGCGAGCCCGGTTTACGCGGACGGTGTCGATGGCCACGGTGTGTCATCGAGTGGCGCCGCTACCCGTTAAAGGCCAGCAGCCCGGCAAAAAAGCCCACTACCCCTGCCGTGCCGGAAAGCATCAAGACGGCCCCCTCGATACCGAGGCCGCCGCCGCCATGCAGGTAGCACAGCGCGAGCGTGACGCCGGCACACGAGAGGCCACTCAGGATGGCGAGCGCGAGCAGTCTCATCTTCTTCTATCCTCGTTAGTTGGTACGAGAATATACCCTTACTCGGGCTTCTCCCGGGGTTAAGATGTAGGTTCGATGACAAAGCCGGCGTTCGAGTCTCTCGCATTCACGGAGCTGTCGCTCGAGGCGATGAGACATCGGGCGAAGGAATTCCACGACCAGCTGACCCGACGTCGCACCGTGCGTGACTTCTCCTCGCGGCCGGTACCGAGAGAGATTGTGGAGGACTGCCTGAGAGCGGCCTCCACGGCCCCAAGCGGGGCAAACCAGCAGCCATGGCACTTCGTGGTCGTCAGCCAGCCGGCGATCAAGAAGGCGATCCGGAGCGCCGCCGAGGAGGAAGAGCGTGCGTTCTACGGCGGCCGCGCACCGGACGAGTGGTTGGAGGCGCTCTCCCTTCTGGGAACCGACGAGCACAAGCCTTTTCTCGAGACCGCACCCTATCTCATCGTGATATTCGCGCAGAGTCACGGAGTGGCGAAAGATGGGCGCAAAATCAAGCACTATTACGTCTCGGAATCGGTTGGCATCGCGACGGGGCTTCTCATTGCTGCCGTCCACAACGCGGGCCTGGTCTCGCTCACGCATACCCCGAGTCCCATGGGTTTCCTGAACGAGATTCTAGGTCGTCCGGCGCACGAGCGAGCGTTCCTCATCCTCGTCGTCGGCTATCCGGCGGAAGGCGCTCGTGTGCCCAAAATCACGAAAAAAGAGCTCGAGGAGATCGCGACGTTCCTCTGAGCCGAACGGATGGCACAACTCATGCATTGTACACGAGCAGAATCTCGGGAAGTTCCGATTCTGTCTTCTCTGGAGGACACGATGCGAAAGGATGCGACGACCGTGAAACGATGGATTTGGCTCACTTTGCTGGCGACTTCCGCCTGGGCACAATCCCAGGGTATACAGCTCTACAAAGAGGGCAAGTATGGCGACGCGGCCCGAGTACTGTCGTCCGAGCTGGAAGGAAATCCCGATAGCGAGGAAATTCTTACCTATGTCGGCCTGGCGCGCGTTCGCTCGGGCGACACCGGTGGCGCCAAAGAGCCGTTGGAAAAGGCGCTCGCCAAGAACCCTGACAATGCCGAGGCGCATTTCGGCCTGGGTCTGGTGTACACCAAGCAGAACAACCGCGAGGGTGCCATCCGCGAGCTCGAGAAAGCAACGAAGCTCGCGCCGGGCCACGCCTACGCCCACTATTACCTGGGGATGGCTTACCGGGACTCCGACAAGAGGGACTTGATGATCCCCCATCTGAAGCGGTTCATCGAGCTCGCGCCCGACGCCCCGGAGGCGGCGGCGGTGCGGTCTTTCCTGTCGAAGCTCTGATCGGATGAGTCAGCGCTCGCCGCGGATGGCCCGCCCGGGCAGGGCGTCCGCGACGAGCTCGCCATCACGGACGACGAACGTGCCGGATACGAGCACGTGGGCGATTCCGGTCGACGGAACGTCGCCGTCCTCGTAGCTCGAGCGGTCCAGGATGGTCTCGGGGTCGAAGACCGTCAAGTCGGCGTCCATCCTCTCTTGGACCCGACCCTTCTTCTTCATTACCGGCGCAGCGTCCTCGAGCCGGCGGGCGGGTAACCACGTCATTTTCGCCAGTGCCGGCATCAACCCGATGACGTCCCGCTCCCGGCTGTAGTGGCCGAGGATCCGGGCGAACGTCCCCGCACCCCTCGGATGGGCCGGACCGTAGAGGAAGGGAATTCCGTCGCTCGCCACCATCACGTCGGGCTGAGCGATGATCCAGGCATTCGTCTCTTCCGTCCGTCCTCCGTGGATGATGACCCAGCCTCCCTCCTCACGATAGATCTCGAACGTCTTGCTCGTGAGTCGCTCGCCGGTCGCGG includes these proteins:
- a CDS encoding EthD family reductase, yielding MSGAKLVVCYPHPKDSAAFEKAYAEEHLPMAGPILARAGAQKAVLTRLSESPQGKPHFYRIAEIHFPSAQILNEALASPDVQRAVADANRISTGGPVVAMISGEDQTITF
- a CDS encoding CehA/McbA family metallohydrolase; translation: MFLPAASTSSRGLVLLLIFAAACSEEPSRSRDAKLETLRTLREDLEAARHPSDAGGRAWVENDEPVIIGERRRFDILYEAGPLGIDVGGAIVLQPSPFWGWDPPQNEVNDAPGYTEASTDADGVVFDPVLAAGGMIAFHISGRALAEGERVRIVYGAGPSGARVDRFAERDSPIWLAVDGDGDGVRALLQDSPRVDVLAGGPARLLLIFPSTARPGSRVKLRVVVLDGLGNAGVELEDKVAVEDAAGLPLPKELIPGEPLEVLVEKPGVYRVRAASANGLEAESNPLVVREGIPRILWGDLHGHSQLSDGTGTPEDYYAYARDIAALDLVALTDHDHWGMRFIDQNPEMWERIRRDARAFEEPGRFLALTGYEWTNWVHGHRHVLYFEEEGEILSALDPRYETPALLWKALEGHSAITVAHHSAGGPVSTDWSYLPDPTIEPVTEIVSVHGSSEASDSPGKIYSAVEGNFVRDVLDRGARFGFVGSGDSHDGHPGLAHLASPSGGLAAIFAEEVTRETVLDALRARRVYATNGPRIWLRMWLDGEPMGSSVSPSGAAFQELRFAAAATAPVDRIDIVRSGSVVLSIPGNDRRDLSETIELPRLTPGEYVYVRVVQSDGGAAWASPVYADGVDGHGVSSSGAATR
- a CDS encoding nitroreductase family protein — its product is MTKPAFESLAFTELSLEAMRHRAKEFHDQLTRRRTVRDFSSRPVPREIVEDCLRAASTAPSGANQQPWHFVVVSQPAIKKAIRSAAEEEERAFYGGRAPDEWLEALSLLGTDEHKPFLETAPYLIVIFAQSHGVAKDGRKIKHYYVSESVGIATGLLIAAVHNAGLVSLTHTPSPMGFLNEILGRPAHERAFLILVVGYPAEGARVPKITKKELEEIATFL
- a CDS encoding tetratricopeptide repeat protein is translated as MKRWIWLTLLATSAWAQSQGIQLYKEGKYGDAARVLSSELEGNPDSEEILTYVGLARVRSGDTGGAKEPLEKALAKNPDNAEAHFGLGLVYTKQNNREGAIRELEKATKLAPGHAYAHYYLGMAYRDSDKRDLMIPHLKRFIELAPDAPEAAAVRSFLSKL